The Salminus brasiliensis chromosome 8, fSalBra1.hap2, whole genome shotgun sequence genome has a window encoding:
- the mid1ip1a gene encoding mid1-interacting protein 1A, protein MMQMPELLHSQKNSLFTAMNRFIGAVNNMDQTVMVPSLLRDVPLQKRDPDHGSYLRDAEADMYTYYTHLKSIRNEIEWGVLREDQRRKERAANTAVNAANLEAEGEDGNDLEQLLQYHLKGLHGVLAKLTSQANNLTNRYKQEIGIAGWGQ, encoded by the coding sequence ATGATGCAGATGCCCGAGCTGCTTCACAGCCAGAAGAACTCTCTGTTTACAGCCATGAACCGCTTCATCGGCGCCGTGAACAACATGGACCAGACGGTGATGGTCCCCAGCCTACTGCGGGACGTGCCCCTACAGAAGCGCGATCCTGATCACGGGAGCTACCTGCGGGACGCGGAGGCAGACATGTACACCTACTACACCCACCTCAAGTCCATTCGCAACGAAATTGAGTGGGGCGTGTTGCGCGAGGACCAGCGGCGCAAAGAGAGAGCGGCTAACACCGCAGTTAACGCTGCAAATCTGGAGGCCGAGGGCGAGGACGGCAATGACCTGGAGCAGCTGCTGCAGTACCACCTAAAGGGCCTGCACGGCGTGCTGGCCAAACTCACCAGCCAAGCGAACAACCTGACAAACCGCTACAAGCAGGAAATCGGCATCGCGGGATGGGGACAATGA
- the otc gene encoding ornithine transcarbamylase, mitochondrial, producing the protein MTYHAVSKGIQFRVWILPALGFQRRFTSTMFILRNTFIHSLKTVQYNQVKNFRVGKGCLESVQLKGRSFLTLKDFNPDEIKHILWVSADLKHRIKLQGQYLPLLQGKSIAMIFEKRSTRTRMSTETGFSLLGGHPCFLTPQDIHLGVNESTTDTARVLSGLADIVLARVYSHSTLEQLDKEASVPIINGLSDLYHPIQILADLLTLQEHYGSLKGLTVAWIGDGNNVLHSLMMSLAKLGVSLRIATPKGYEPNATVTQEAQCLFKQFGTELQLFSEPMEAAQGSNVLVTDTWISMGQEEEKKKRIKDFQGYQITMQTGSVAAPDWTFLHCLPRKSEEVNDEVFYSTRSLVFTEAENRKWTIMGLMVCMLTDYSPQIPKLNL; encoded by the exons ATGACATACCACGCGGTGAGCAAGGGGATCCAGTTTAGAGTTTGGATTTTACCAGCCCTTGGATTTCAGCGTAGATTCACCAGTACaatgtttattttaagaaatacaTTCATCCACAGTCTTAAAACTGTCCAGTATAACCAGGTGAAAAATTTCAG GGTGGGGAAAGGCTGTTTAGAGTCTGTTCAGTTGAAGGGGCGCAGTTTTCTAACGTTGAAAGATTTCAACCCAGACGAGATCAAACACATCCTGTGGGTGTCTGCGGACTTGAAACACAGAATCAAGCTTCAGGGACAA taTCTTCCTCTCCTACAAGGCAAATCTATTGCCATGATATTTGAAAAGAGAAGCACTAGGACCCGCATGTCCACTGAAACAG gGTTCTCTTTGTTGGGAGGCCATCCATGTTTTCTTACCCCTCAGGACATTCACCTTGGAGTCAATGAGAGCACAACAGACACAGCCAG AGTGCTCTCTGGCCTGGCCGATATTGTGTTAGCCCGGGTGTACTCTCACTCTACTTTGGAGCAGCTGGATAAGGAAGCTTCAGTACCTATCATCAATGGCCTGTCTGATCTTTACCACCCCATACAGATACTGGCTGACCTACTCACACTACAG GAGCACTATGGCTCTTTGAAGGGCCTCACAGTAGCTTGGATAGGTGATGGCAACAATGTGCTCCACTCCCTCATGATGTCATTGGCCAAACTGGGTGTCAGTCTTAGAATAGCCACGCCAAAG GGTTATGAACCAAATGCTACAGTTACTCAAGAGGCCCAGTGTCTCTTCAAGCAG TTTGGTACAGAGCTGCAGTTGTTCTCTGAGCCAATGGAGGCAGCACAAGGCAGTAATGTCCTGGTGACAGACACTTGGATCAGCATGGGccaggaggaggaaaagaaaaaaagaattaaagatTTCCAAGGCTACCAGATCACTATGCAG ACAGGaagtgtggctgctccagatTGGACTTTCCTGCACTGTCTCCCAAGGAAATCGGAGGAAGTTAATGATGAGGTTTTCTACTCCACACGCTCCCTGGTGTTCACAGAGGCTGAGAACCGTAAATGGACTATTATG GGGCTGATGGTGTGTATGTTGACTGATTACAGTCCTCAAATCCCCAAATTAAACCTGTAA